The Natrinema caseinilyticum genomic sequence GCGACCGTCTGAATCCAGTCCGGAAGCGCCGGCAGCGGCAGGAACGCACTCGAGACGAACAGCAGAGGTAACTGCAACAGGTTCGCCCCGATGATCGTCGACTCCTCGTCGCGAGTCACGACGGCCAGCACGTTCGAGAACGCGGTAAACCAGATCGAGAACACGACGCAAATGGCCGCAATCGCGACGGCGCCGATCACCCCGGTCTCGATTTCGGCGCCGAGCGCGACACCGAGTCCCAGCACGATCGTGACCTGGGCGACGATCCGAACGATCTCCGCCAGCGTCTTCCCCAGAAAGACGGCGGTTCGATTCATCGGACTGACCAGAATTTTCTCGAACATACCGGTCTCGATGTCGTTGACCAGCCCGATCCCCGACGTCGCGGCCGCGACCAGCGCCACCTGGATGACGATCGCGGGCACGAGGTACGTCTCGTACGTGATTCCCTCGAGGGCGCCCGTCGCGACGCCGCCGAACACCTGGGTGAACAACACGAGGAATATGATCGGCTGAACGAGCGAGACCACGAGAACGAACGGGTTTCGAACCGACTTGATCGTCCACCGAACGAACGTGACCCAAACGTCGCTCGCGAAGGACCCGCCGTGGCCGTCCACGTTCGGTGTGCTCATCGGTTCGCCCCCTCGCCGTCGGCATCGCCGGCTCCGCCGGCACCGACGGCGCCGTCTCGCTCGCCGCTCGAGTCGCGACCGCCGTCGCCGATGCTCTCGGATCGCGGGCCCCCGTTCGGCGTCGGCTCACCGTCGACGGCAGTCGGTTCCGGACGCTCGTCCGTCACCGCGAGGAACACGTCGTCGAGCGTCGGTGCTCGGATATCGAATCCGACCACGTCGATCCCGGCGTCCCGTAACGCGACCAGCAAGTCAGTCCCGCGCGTCCGCGCGTCGCGTGCGGTGACCTCCAGGCCGGTCTTCGTCGGTTCGATCGTCGCTCCCTCCACGAACAGCTTCTCGTCGCGGGCCACCGTCACCGCGCGATCGCTCGATTCGGGATCCGCCAGTTCGACCGCGAGAATCTCCCCGCCGACCCGACGTTTCAGTTCTGCCGGCGTCCCCTCCGCGACCACCGACCCGCTCTGAATAACTGACAACCGGTCGCACAGCTGATCCGCTTCCTCGAGATACTGGGTCGTCAAGAAAACGGTCGTCCCTGCGTCGTTGATCCGTCGAAAGTACTCCCAGAGGCGATTCCGCGCCGCCGGATCGAGCCCGGTCGTCGGCTCGTCGAGGAAGACGAGCCGTGGCTGGTGAACCAGCGCTGTCGCCGCGTCGAGGCGCTTTTTCATCCCGCCCGAGAAGTCGTCGGCGACCTTGTCCCCGACGTCGGTTAGCTCCACGAGTTCGAGCAGTTCTTCGATTCGGTCGCTCCGATCGGCCCGCGCGACGCCGTAGGCATCGCACGCGAACCGGAGGTTCTCGCGCGCCGTCAGCTCGGGATCGATACTCGTCTCCTGTGCCATATATCCGACCGTCGCGCGCACGTGATGCGGGTCCGCGATGGCGTCGAACCCGTTCACCGCTATCGAACCCTCGGTCGGTCGCAGCAACGTCACCAGCGTCTTGATTACCGTCGTTTTTCCAGCGCCGTTCGGCCCGAGAAACCCGAAGAACTCCCCCTCATCCACGAGCAGGTCGACACCCCGGACCGCTTCGGTCCCGTCTGCGTACGTTACTGCCACGTCACGGGCCTCGATAGCGTAGTCGGTCACAGTCGTGTTTGGTCGGGCATCGAAATATACCTGCGAGTTCGAAATCGCTACGTAACTTCGAATTTCGAACTCCCGAGATCCGGTCACTCGTCGGTCGGCTCGAGGCCGTACCGTCCGTCGGTCATCGGGAGTTACGAGTTCACCGCTCGAACCGCCGTCCCGCGTGGTCGCCGACCTCTCGTTCGGCCGACGTCACACCCTTATGATTCGACCCGTGGAAGCATCGCGTATGCAACCGGCGGTATTCTATTCGACCGGCCGAACCGCTCGCCTGCCCCCTCGACCGGCGCCCGAAGGCGCACTCGACGGCGTCCGCACACCCCGACTCGCCTCGAGGAGCGGCCTCGCCTTCGCGAATGGCAGACGGTGAGATCGGTATGACCGAACGCCGTTCGATCGCCCGCCGCGGTACGCTCGCCGTCGTCGGTGCCGTCGTGGCGAACTTGCTCGTTCTCGGCGCCGCCCTCCTCCTCCTCGGATCTGGGAGTTTCGAGCCGTTCAGCGTCGGTTCGGTCGCCTTCGTGTCCGCTATCGGCGCCCTCGGTGCGACGGTCGTCTACGCCGTCCTGGCTCGACTGCGCGAGCGTCCGACTCGTCCCTTCGTCGCGCTCGCCTCGATCGTCCTGCTCCTCTCGTTCGCGACGCTTCCCGAGGCGGCGTCACTCGAGGGCGCGACCTCGAGCCGACTCCTCGTTCTGGCGCTCATGCACGTCGTCGCCGCAATCGTCGCCGTAGCAGCCCTCGTCGGTGGCCACCGATGAGAGGCGTCCTCGTAACCGGGGCCACCGGCACCGTCGGCCGTCACGTCGTCGACGGGCTCCGCGACGCGGCGGACGTTTCCGTCACGGCGGCGAGCCGGGACCCCGATCGGGCTCGCGATCGGGTTCGCTGTCCGACCGTCGCGTTCGACTTCACCGATCCGACGACCTACCGCGATGCGTTCGCCGACGTCGATTCCATGTTCCTCGTTCGACCGCCCGCACTGTCCCGCGTTCGTCGGGACGTGCGTCCCTCCTTGGACGCGGCCCTCGATTCCGGCGTCGAACACGTCGTCTTCCTCTCAGTCGTCGGCGCCGACCGGATCCCGCTCGTTCCCCACGCGCGCATCGAGTCCTGGCTCGAAGCCGCCGACGCCGAGACGACGTTCCTTCGGGCGTCGTTTTTCATGCAGACCCTCTCTACGACTCACCGCGAGGACGTTCGCGACGGCCGCCTCGCCGTCCCCGCTGGCGACGGGAAAACGAGTCTCGTGGACGCTCGGGACGTCGCCGCCGTCGCCGTCCGGACGCTTCGACGGGACCACACGGGAACGTACGATCTCACCGGGCCGGACGCGCTGTCGTACGCCGAGGTCTGCTGGCAGCTTTCGATGGTACTCGACCGCGACGTCGAGTACGTCGATCCGTCACTCCCTCGATTCGTCGTCTCGCAGTATCGACGGGACGTCCCCGTGGCGAAGGTCGCTGCGATGGCCGCGATTTACACCACCGCCCGGCTCGGCCTCGCCGATCGGGTGACCGACGACGTTCGATCGATACTCGGCCGTCCGCCGACCGATTTCCTGACGTTCGCCCGCGATACTCGAACGGCCTGGACGTAGCCATTCCTCTCCGATGGCGAGAGGGATCCTGTAATCGTTGCTTTCTCGTTTTTCGTCTGCTCCCGACGTCGTCTCCGCTCCGGTTCGTGTCTGCGGAACGGGCCGATCGAACGCGCACGGGACTGCAAGCGCTGCATAACTATTCTGCGTCGACCGGACCACCGTTCTATGTGGCCGTGGGAACACGCAATCGTCGGTTATCTCGCGTACTCGGTGTGTTGTCACCTTCTCTTCCGCGATTCGCCCGGTGGGCTCGAGGCGTTCGTCGTCGTTCTGGCCTCGACCCTCCCGGATCTGATCGACAAGCCCCTCGCGTGGGAGTACGGCGTCTTCGAGGCGGGGTACGCTCTCGGCCACTCCGTGTTCTTCATCCTTCCGCTGTCGATCGCCGCCGGAACGATCGCATACGCGGCCGGCCGGCCGCGAACCGGCCTCGCCTTCGGGATCGGCATCTTCTTGCATCCCCCGGGTGACGTCCTCTACTCCTACGTCAGTCAGGGAATCGTCCAGATCGAACTCATGCTCTGGCCCGTCGTGACCGTTTCCGGCCCGCCTCCCAGCCGCGGATTGTTCGAGTCGTTCGAACTGCTGTTCGGTCGCTACCTGGCCGACCTGCTCGCGGGAGACGTCTCGACGTACGTCTGGCTCCAGTTCGGACTCGCCGGCTTCGCGTTCCTGCTGTGGCTCTACGACGGCGTCCCCGTTCTCCGCGAGTGCCTGCTGGGGGGCAAACGGGCCCTTCCGGGATTCAGTAACTCGAGTTCGAAGTGACCGGGCGCCTCGAGACTATTTCTCCCGTCATTCCCGTGTCTTACCCGGCACCGAATACCGAGTGGCGGATACCGAGTGTTCGCTTGACGGCTGCCGTCCGCTCCCCGGCCCCGTCTTGTCTCTGACTTCCGAACGGGCCGCTCGTCGGGTCCATTCTCCCTGGCGACAGCCGCGTCTGTGCCTGTCTCGCTCTGAGTATCCGACTCCGCCGAGTCTGCGCGACGGTGTCGCCTCGTGAATGCCCAACGTAGAACACTGTCAATCCGAGACGACGGCCTTATGTAGGGGCCAGGTCTTCCACACTAATGCGAACGACGCGGCGCACGCCGCCGCGTTCCCTCCGGCCGTTTTCCGGCACGGAGGCAGGAAACTATCCATCTCCTCGGAGCGGCCATCGGCTCGTCCGATGGTCGACTCTGGGATGCTCGGATCGGTCGTGCTCAACGCTGGATTACCAGCGATACAGTGCGCTGGCCTTATATAGGCTGGGCGCGTACTGTAACTTGCACAAAAGGTCCTGCCGGATGCGGTTTTCGGCGGGAACTCGATCCGATGCCCTTATATGTACGAGGGCAGTTGGATATGAACGCAACAAACGCGTGATCGACGGCCCGTTCAACTCGGGCCGTCATCTCGGGCGACGTGAGTTCGAAGGGGTTATGTACCCCAGACAGCTTACGAATACGTCCGAAGGAAATGAGGATCCTACCCCTGCGGTCCGCCGTATAGATGGGATCTGATGTTAGCCCTGGTAGTTCGGTGACGCCCGACCGGTCGTCGCGACCGGCTGTCGTCGTCGAACGTGGACCATTTACCAAATGTGTGAGTGTGTGCAACATTCACCGCCAGACCCCGAGCACATCTCGGGGAGACATAGCATTCATTCCGGTTGATCCTGCCGGAGGTCATTGCTATTGGAGTCCGATTTAGCCATGCTAGTTGCACGAGTTCAGACTCGTAGCAGATAGCTCAGTAACACGTGGCCAAACTACCCTATGGACTCGGATAACCTCGGGAAACTGAGGCTAATCCGGGATACGGTTCGCAGCCTGGAAGTGGCGCGAACCCGAAACGTCCCGGCGCCATAGGATGTGGCTGCGGCCGATTAGGTAGACGGTGGGGTAACGGCCCACCGTGCCGATAATCGGTACGGGTTGTGAGAGCAAGAGCCCGGAGACGGAATCTGAGACAAGATTCCGGGCCCTACGGGGCGCAGCAGGCGCGAAACCTTTACACTGCACGAGAGTGCGATAAGGGGACTCCAAGTGCGAGGGCATATAGTCCTCGCTTTTCACCACCGTAAGGAGGTGGTAGAATAAGTGCTGGGCAAGACCGGTGCCAGCCGCCGCGGTAATACCGGCAGCACAAGTGATGACCGCTATTATTGGGCCTAAAGCGTCCGTAGCTGGCCACGCAAGTCTATCGGGAAATCCGCGCGCTCAACGCGCGGGCGTCCGGTAGAAACTGCGTGGCTTGGGACCGGAAGATCCAGAGGGTACGTCTGGGGTAGGAGTGAAATCCCGTAATCCTGGACGGACCACCGGTGGCGAAAGCGCTCTGGAAGGACGGATCCGACGGTGAGGGACGAAAGCTTGGGTCACGAACCGGATTAGATACCCGGGTAGTCCAAGCTGTAAACGATGTCTGCTAGGTGTGACACAGGCTACGAGCCTGTGTTGTGCCGTAGGGAAGCCGTGAAGCAGACCGCCTGGGAAGTACGTCCGCAAGGATGAAACTTAAAGGAATTGGCGGGGGAGCACTACAACCGGAGGAGCCTGCGGTTTAATTGGACTCAACGCCGGACATCTCACCAGCATCGACAATGTGCAGTGAAGGTCAGTGTGATGAGCTTACTGGAGCCATTGAGAGGAGGTGCATGGCCGCCGTCAGCTCGTACCGTGAGGCGTCCTGTTAAGTCAGGCAACGAGCGAGACCCGCACTCCTAATTGCCAGCAACACCCTTGCGGTGGTTGGGTACATTAGGAGGACTGCCAGTGCCAAACTGGAGGAAGGAACGGGCAAC encodes the following:
- a CDS encoding metal-dependent hydrolase encodes the protein MWPWEHAIVGYLAYSVCCHLLFRDSPGGLEAFVVVLASTLPDLIDKPLAWEYGVFEAGYALGHSVFFILPLSIAAGTIAYAAGRPRTGLAFGIGIFLHPPGDVLYSYVSQGIVQIELMLWPVVTVSGPPPSRGLFESFELLFGRYLADLLAGDVSTYVWLQFGLAGFAFLLWLYDGVPVLRECLLGGKRALPGFSNSSSK
- a CDS encoding DUF6069 family protein; this translates as MTERRSIARRGTLAVVGAVVANLLVLGAALLLLGSGSFEPFSVGSVAFVSAIGALGATVVYAVLARLRERPTRPFVALASIVLLLSFATLPEAASLEGATSSRLLVLALMHVVAAIVAVAALVGGHR
- a CDS encoding ABC transporter ATP-binding protein, which encodes MTDYAIEARDVAVTYADGTEAVRGVDLLVDEGEFFGFLGPNGAGKTTVIKTLVTLLRPTEGSIAVNGFDAIADPHHVRATVGYMAQETSIDPELTARENLRFACDAYGVARADRSDRIEELLELVELTDVGDKVADDFSGGMKKRLDAATALVHQPRLVFLDEPTTGLDPAARNRLWEYFRRINDAGTTVFLTTQYLEEADQLCDRLSVIQSGSVVAEGTPAELKRRVGGEILAVELADPESSDRAVTVARDEKLFVEGATIEPTKTGLEVTARDARTRGTDLLVALRDAGIDVVGFDIRAPTLDDVFLAVTDERPEPTAVDGEPTPNGGPRSESIGDGGRDSSGERDGAVGAGGAGDADGEGANR
- a CDS encoding ABC transporter permease codes for the protein MSTPNVDGHGGSFASDVWVTFVRWTIKSVRNPFVLVVSLVQPIIFLVLFTQVFGGVATGALEGITYETYLVPAIVIQVALVAAATSGIGLVNDIETGMFEKILVSPMNRTAVFLGKTLAEIVRIVAQVTIVLGLGVALGAEIETGVIGAVAIAAICVVFSIWFTAFSNVLAVVTRDEESTIIGANLLQLPLLFVSSAFLPLPALPDWIQTVATFNPITYGVDATRAVMLGEDTMTVIEVTRFEGLWNTLVPALAVLVGLALVLGSVAVYAIGRAASADVQ
- a CDS encoding NAD(P)H-binding protein translates to MRGVLVTGATGTVGRHVVDGLRDAADVSVTAASRDPDRARDRVRCPTVAFDFTDPTTYRDAFADVDSMFLVRPPALSRVRRDVRPSLDAALDSGVEHVVFLSVVGADRIPLVPHARIESWLEAADAETTFLRASFFMQTLSTTHREDVRDGRLAVPAGDGKTSLVDARDVAAVAVRTLRRDHTGTYDLTGPDALSYAEVCWQLSMVLDRDVEYVDPSLPRFVVSQYRRDVPVAKVAAMAAIYTTARLGLADRVTDDVRSILGRPPTDFLTFARDTRTAWT